One genomic segment of Strix aluco isolate bStrAlu1 chromosome 7, bStrAlu1.hap1, whole genome shotgun sequence includes these proteins:
- the BAG3 gene encoding BAG family molecular chaperone regulator 3, whose amino-acid sequence MSAAAAHSPPPPPPQMEGPAEPLPPGWEIKIDPQTGWPFFVDHNSRTTTWNDPRLRAAAQEGQSANGPSRDSPKQPPAREGNMGYPKLRAGYIPIPVIHEGIDGRQQHPCFSAPQPGVQRYKTEAVPTTVQAQPPLRGAYAGPESPPRGPTEASQTDKQCGQTTAAAAAQAPAAHGPEPQSPGASDSPTVSPQSAGRPNAGSHQLPRGYIPIPVIHENIQRQPAQVYHQAQKTHYPAQQGEYQAHQPVFHRIQPDEREPKTTRAQSPFRVSQRGSSSRESSPARVTTQMQPPTPIRVQTVVDRPQVSQQQVPPQEPPRPSPPPEIKPEKAAPPPETEVPSPYIPIQVTHQEPDAKLPPQKPPAMAEKADKKVPCQAKVVAPQERPPPEEAATLKTMETGEPQKHPGVLKVEAILEKVQMLEQAVDSFEGKKTDKKYLMIEEYLTKELLALDSVDPEGRADVRQARRDGVRKVQNILERLEQKAEDVPEPVQVDGLQPNLPEPKPPQEIMEIEPVVVKSKGDTSNENAKEETKMERHQPETKEEVFTNLTTTTNTSNNPTEP is encoded by the exons atgagcgccgccgccgcgcactcccccccgcctcccccgccgcagatggagggtcccgccGAGCCGCTGCCCCCCGGCTGGGAGATCAAGATCGACCCGCAGACGGGCTGGCCCTTCTTCGTGGATCACAACAGCCGCACCACTACCTGGAACGACCCGCGCCTGCGGGCGGCGGCGCAG GAAGGCCAGTCAGCAAATGGTCCATCTCGCGATAGCCCCAAGCAGCCACCAGCAAGAGAAGGAAACATGGGATACCCCAAGCTCCGGGCCGGCTATATCCCTATTCCCGTCATCCACGAGGGCATCGATGGCAGACAGCAGCACCCGTGCTTTTCTGCTCCACAGCCTGGTGTGCAGCGATACAAGACAGAAGCTGTGCCTACCACCGTGCAGGCGCAGCCACCTCTGAGGGGGGCCTATGCCGGCCCTGAGTCCCCTCCAAGGGGACCGACGGAGGCTTCTCAGACAGATAAACAATGTGGACAGACAAcggcagctgcagcagcccaaGCGCCGGCCGCACATGGACCCGAG CCTCAATCTCCTGGAGCTTCTGATTCTCCAACGGTTTCCCCTCAGTCCGCTGGCAGACCCAACGCAGGAAGCCATCAGCTTCCTCGTGGTTATATTCCAATTCCCGTGATCCATGAAAATATCCAGCGGCAACCAGCGCAAGTCTACCATCAGGCACAGAAGACACACTACCCTGCCCAGCAGGGTGAATACCAAGCCCACCAACCAGTGTTTCACAGAATTCAACCAGATGAGAGGGAGCCTAAGACAACGCGAGCACAGTCTCCGTTCAGAGTGTCTCAGAGAGGCTCATCGAGCCGTGAAAGTTCACCGGCCAGAGTTACCACCCAGATGCAGCCCCCAACTCCCATCAGAGTGCAGACAGTTGTAGACAGACCCCAG GTTTCTCAGCAACAAGTCCCACCTCAAGAGCCACCAAGACCGTCCCCACCACCTGAGATCAAACCTGAAAAGGCAGCCCCACCACCCGAAACTGAGGTGCCGTCACCATATATACCCATTCAGGTCACCCACCAAGAACCAGATGCTAAACTACCACCCCAGAAGCCTCCAGCCATGGCAGAAAAAGCTGATAAAAAGGTTCCCTGCCAGGCTAAGGTGGTTGCCCCACAGGAAAGGCCTCCTCCTGAAGAAGCAGCAACACTGAAGACAATGGAAACAGGAGAACCTCAAAAGCATCCCGGTGTTTTGAAAGTGGAGGCAATTCTTGAGAAAGTACAAATGCTTGAGCAGGCAGTCGACTCCTTTGAAGGCAAGAAAACTGACAAAAAATACTTGATGATTGAAGAGTATTTGACCAAAGAGTTGCTAGCCCTAGACTCAGTGGACCCTGAGGGTCGTGCGGATGTGCGCCAGGCCAGGAGAGATGGTGTAAGGAAGGTCCAGAACATTTTGGAAAGACttgaacagaaagcagaagatgtCCCAGAACCTGTTCAAGTTGATGGACTTCAGCCAAATTTGCCAGAGCCTAAGCCACCACAGGAAATCATGGAGATTGAACCTGTGGTAGTCAAGAGCAAGGGAGATACCAGTAATGAAAATGCTAAAGAGGAAACCAAAATGGAAAGACATCAGCCTGAAACTAAGGAAGAAGTGTTTACCAATCTCACCACCACGACAAACACATCTAATAATCCAACTGAACCGTAG